The Antechinus flavipes isolate AdamAnt ecotype Samford, QLD, Australia chromosome 4, AdamAnt_v2, whole genome shotgun sequence genomic interval tttgggggggaaagggaaggaaatccTAGGCAGAGCAGCCTtagggggggagaagggaaggaggtccCAGGCAGAGATAGCTTAagcagggaaaggggaaggaagtcCCAGGCAGAGGTGTTGTATAAGGGGGGTGGTCAGAGACCTCAAcgattttccccttcccccagggCTTTTTAGGGTGGGGAATGAAAGGGTGATGGGGTCCCAAGTGGGAGCAGAGAGCCAAATCTCCCCCCTGGGACAGAGGTTTGGGGTTGGCGGCATTTCTTGGACAGGGTCAGATGTGCGGTCtgattcccttttctctctggatattgGGCAGCCAACGCTGGCGAGGTAGACAGCTCTATGGTGCAGAGCAGCATGGAGGAAGCCAAGAAATTGGTGGACAAAGCTTACAAGGAGAAACGAGAAAGGTGGGCACCGAGCTCCAGAGGAGAGCGTCCTACAGGGAGAGCCGACTAAGGGGGGAAGGTTCCAAGTCTAGAGATTAGTTAGAGATCTTATTTTCTGAGTCATAAAAAGTTGGAAGCAGGGGGTGCGGGTTCAGGGTCCCTCTTGGGTTACCCTTTGCCTCAAACCAGAATGGCCCCTAGCTTAGCTGGATGATGATCCAATCCTATTTGCAAAGATCTCAGAGAAGTCTTCACCTAATGATCTAAGGATATTGGGGGAAGCAACCAGGTACTGTGAAGTATCTGATTTGGACTccaaggatctggattcaaatcctgcctctgccacttattacttGTGTGCTTGTCTGATCTTGTATGAGTATCTTAATTTCTCTGGTCTGCTTCTTCAGAAAACCAGGGATCGTGCTGGATTCCCTAAAATCCTGACTAATGCTCAGTCTATGATCTTATCATACCCCCGCTTCCCAGAGAGTTGGCAAGTGAGGGAGGCCCTTCTTTCTATTCTAACCCTCCTTCAccccaatttctctctcttttcctcctctatttTGAGCAGAATTAAGCAGAAAATGAGGAGCGGCACAGCAAGTGCCAGGGACCTCATGTCCTTTTTCAAGCAGCCAGTGGCAGGGACCCGGATAGCTTCTAGAGCCGCCGATTACCTGCACGTAGCCTTGAATCTCCTGGAGAAGAAACTTCAGCCCCGGCACCGGCGCCGGGGACCCTTCAACATCACAGGTATTTCCCTGAACCAGCCTCACTGACTCAGACCTCCCAGGACTTTGCTGCCTTGGATTTTGATCCTTCCCAGCTTGTAGTGTGAGCtgtaaggggaggggagggcccAGAGAAAGGACGCCGGGCCCTCAGCCTTTCTCACAGCCGTTCCCTGTCATTTCAGATGTGCTGACCCCTCCCCAGCTGGAGTTCCTGTCCAAAGCCAGTGGCTGTGCCTACCAGGATGTAGGAGTCAAATGTGAGAATAAGGACAAGTACCGGACTATCACAGGAGAATGCAACAACAGGTGGGAGACCAGAGCTTGCCAGCCAAGACTTCCTTCCGTTCCTCCCCTGCTCCCCTCTCCCCGCAGTGGGAGACACGAAAGCCCCGTGTCCTACTCAGTGATGGAGACCTGGGCTGCCTCgacttcctcttccctctctcagcCTCCCTAAGCTGCCTCTGTTCGCTTTCCAGGAGGAGACCCACCTTAGGAGCATCTAACAGGGCCTTTGTACGCTGGTTGCCTGCTGAATATGAGGATGGGGTCTCTCTCCCCTTTGGGTGGACAAGGGGGACAAAGAGAAATGGCTTCCCCGTTCCTCTGGTAAGGATTGGGTGGCTGATGGAGATGACGTCTGGCGCTTGGTTTCTGTAACCTCATTCCCAGGGCCCCCGAGCCCAAGTGTAGAGCACCCAGCTTCTCATCTTATGGAGATATTTATACTGACGGGACCCCCAGATCTTGAGAATGGGGAGTGCTGTGGGGCTTTCAGGTCAAAGATGGGAGGATTTACCTCCTTTCATTGTTTCTTCTCATTCTAATACTCCTTTATCTTCTCATTTCCaaactcctctctccctccccattctGTCTTTCACACTAATACCTTTGTCCTTTCTATCCTTTCCAAAACATCCTTGTCTTCCCTCTCCTACCTCctctgccatctttttttttcatcctccaCTCCAGGCCCGAGAAGTCTCCAACCAAATTGTCCGTTTTCCCAATGAGAAGCTGACACAAGACCAGGAAAGGGCTCTCATGTTCATGCAGTGGGGTCAGTTCATTGACCATGATTTGGATCTCACCCCTGAGCCTGCCTTGACTGAGAACTGTGAACACACCTGTGAACAGCAACCATCCTGCTTCCCCCTCAAGGTACCAGCCTGGGAAATGGGAAGCTCAGGGGTTGGGAAAGAATATTTAGAGGCCTTCTAGAACAGGGGCTCTTAATCTGGGTTTCACAAGTTAAGGTTCTTCTGGATTAATTTCAAGGGGTCTATGAACTTAGATGAGAAGAAAATtcatacttttattttcattgacctcttagcatttccttcaatttttgaaaaatattattctgataattgtggaaatatgtatagaagaattgcacatgtttaatatatattggattacttgctctctaggggagaaagttggagaaaaggagaggaaaaaattttggaccacaaggttttgcaaggatgaatgttgaaaattatctatgtatatgtttttgtttgtttttattaaagctttttattttcaaaacaataaacaaaaacacatgcatggataattttcaacattcacccttgcaaaaccttgtggtcccatttttaaaaaaatatgtgccattcttctatacatatttccataattatcattatgcatatgttttgaaaataaaaagctttaataaaaaagtatctttaaaaatattattttgagaaagggtcCATAAACTGCCAgagggatccatgacacacaaaaatcTTCAGAACCTTTAATTTAGGCCAAATCTCAcacttacaaatgaagaaactgagacttatagAGTTTTAGGTTATTAGCCCAAGGTCATGAAGGGAGTAAATGATGGAATTTGAAACCTGTTCACCTGATTCcaaatatcttctcttttcctggTGCCATTCAACaactttttctatatttcttttcttctctctgggaataagaagaaagagaaaaaaagatacccTCAAATTGAAAATAGGTTTCCAAATAGCTGCTCTCCACAATAACTTCCCATTTCTACTAATGGAGGGCCCTTTCTATTCTTCcctgtatctttctttttattaaattcttccCCCAGGAAGGAGATATGAATATATctcctaaatataaatataaaggagatgtcaatagataaaatataaatataaaaatctaaatcTAGAAAATATCAGAGCTATGTCTTAGCTTTAAGAGATGACCTTATTGGATGTAGGGAGAATGGCCTTCTGGTCTCATCCATCCATCTTCTGCCCCATCTCATCACGGCCTGCTCTGATCCTCtgaggattgtgtgtgtgtgtgtgggggggggggtacaCAGAACAAGAGGGAGGAGAGATGGGGGATGTTAAAGGGGTGTTTCCTTCCAGCTATGGATAACCTGACCTTATAGTGGCAATTAGACCCCTCTCCCTGGAGAGAACAGGTGAAAAACTGCTTGGAGGAGGTAAGAAACCAACTCGGTCATGATTTACAgcagattgtgaactccttgagggcagggactatttcattttgggTTTTGTATTTTCATGCcaggcacagtgcctggcacagaacgGTTGCTTAATAAATCTTGATTGTTGCTTGATTAATTGAGGACCAAGAGAAGGTAGCCTCTGGAGGAGTCTCAGGCTAGCCTTGACTTTCTTCTCCTCAGATCCCACCCAATGACCCCCGGATCCACAACAGGAGCGACTGCATCCCCTTCTTTCGTTCGTGCCCGGCCTGTACAGAAGGCAACATCACCATCCGCAACCAGATCaactccctcacttccttcctggATGCCAGCATGGTGTATGGCAGTGAGGATCTCCTGGCTCAGCGCCTCCGGGACAATTCCAACCAACAAGGACTCTTGGCTGTGAACGATAAACACAAGGATAATGGACGGGCCCTCCTGCCCTTTGACATGCTCCATGAGGACCCTTGTCTGCTCACCAACCGTTCTGCTAACATCAAGTGTTTCTTGGCAGGTCAGCAGGTCATCCAAGGGGGCGGAGGGTGAGATGGAGACGCTTTCCAACCACTGGTCTAGAGATGCTACCTCCAAAGGTCACCTTCACAGAATGTGTTTATCTGTGGGAACATCACTTGTATGGAATTGTGTTACAGGCAATCTGTAGTTTCCATTTTCCCACTGGATATTGCATGTTTGCTTCTACAGAGATGCTGAAGGATGGCACCAGGTAGACACTAATTTCCCAATAATAGGGAGCCCAGTGGCTGGTGTCAGGAAAATTCTCTGTccttagatgcttactagttgtatgaccctggttAAGTTGCCCCatcctggttgcctcagtttcctcatctgtaaaatgatctggagatgaAAATGGTAACCCATTCCAacatcttagccaagaaaaccccaaatggaatcgtGAAGAGTTGAAcccaactgaaatgaatgaataacatcagcatattttaatctggttctggtgAAATTTAGGGAGTTGCTGGACACACGTGACcaatatttaacatttctaatCTAAAGAATATTGAATATAGAGTGAGAGGTTCAACTTTCAGTTTTGCCActttactacctgtgtaacctCGAGCTTTTCTAGATCTCAATTTCCTGTTCTAGAAAATTTGGGCTAGTTCACTTCTGAAGTCCCTGTCAGCAATAAATCTATGATATATGGCCATGAGGTTGGAGTAGAAGCCACGCATCTTACCTCCATCCAGCTTCCCACCATCATTCCCAAAGCAAGCCGCTGAAACTAAATGTGGCTGTGCAGATTGCTGAAAATTCATATGAATAGCTAACATTGCAGTTTcaggttcacaaagcactttgtataCATTATTCTATTGGATTCTTATAACTCTGTGAGGGAAACTCTAAAATATTATTCTCCCTTtctagacaaggaaattgagtctcagaaagGTTTCCTGACTTGCCCATGATTATGCTCCTAGTTAAGGGCCAGATCcaggtctttcctgattcctagtctttttttctttcttcaattccaCCCATCCATAGAGCACCTACTGTGGAAGAAGTACTTGTCTGGCCATCGAAAGAGACCTTTGGATGagacttagctttttttttttcctgaggcaattagggttaaatgatttgcctggggtcacacagctagaagtgttaagtgtctgaggccagatttgaactcatgtcctcctaaCTTCAGCTGCCCTGAGACTTAGCTTTTAAGTCTAATTGTGAATATAAGACATTAACCCATGAACAGATCCTTAAGAGTGCAAGGCAatgacatagacatagacatagacatagacatagacatagacatagacatagacatagacatagacatagacatagacataaacatagacatagacatagacatagacagaaGTGGGCATAGACAATAGGTACAAAGGGGGGAGATGAGGCTTCTGGGGGAATCTCACAGGATGGGTAGATTTGGTGGAGGGAAAGATGGGATGCTGCATTCCAGGTATAAGGCCccaaaagagggaggaaaatgtGCGTCTGAGGAAAAATGTTGGTAAGACTAGAAATGTGAGCAAGTCCATAggacttagagatcatctaatttaacccctccattttctagatgagaaaactgaggtccacagaggTGACTGACAGGAGATTAGCACCTGGGGCAATTGGATCCTATTAAATCATAGATAGAATCCTTGAATGtcaaaactaggggaaaaaacaCCTTAGAAATCTTCTAATCtaatctccccattttacagaggaggaaactgagatccttgTAAGAAAGGGCCACATCACCAGAGCAATTCCTCAGGAATTGGGTTACAAATGCTCTCCTGATTTCTTAAACTCCCAGATAGATATCAATTTCTTGACCGAAATTCTTGGTTTCCCCAGGAGACAGCAGGTCCAGTGAAATGCCTGAGCTGACATCCATGCACACCCTCTTTCTTCGGGAGCACAACCGGTTGGCTACATTGCTGAAGCGTTTGAACCCCCAGTGGAATGGGGAGACGCTGTACCAGGAAGCACGGAAGATTGTTGGGGCTCTCATCCAGGTAGGGATTTCTGAGATCCACTAGAACCTAAAGGGACCTTGATTCAAACTTGACCAAGTTGCGTCTCAGTGCCTCCCCATGTCACATTAGAAGCCATTCCTTGACAGATTCAGTTCAATctaactcaacaaacatttatttaagtacctactgtatgtaGAGCACTACTCTACTTACAGGTGTGGGGAGATGTGTGCTAAACACCTGTGGAGATGAAAGCTGAAGGAGCTAACATTCCCTTCTTCAAGATGCTGGGTCAAGTACAACCCCAAATATGTGATTAGTTCTTTAGAAAGGGTGCTCAAAAGCTAACTGTAccaatacatatattggatttaacatatacttttaacatatttgatgtattggactacctgccatctgggggaaggggtggggggaaggaggggaaagttggaacagaaggttttggaagggttaatgttgaaaaattacccatgcatatgttttgtaaataaaaagctataataataataattaaaaaaagaagaggtgctcaaaggggcagctaggtgggacaatggatagagcaccagccctgaagtcaggaagacctgagttcaaatctggtctcagacacttaacacttcctgggccaagtcacttaactccaattgcagaagaagaagaagaagaagaagaagaagaagaagaagaagaagaagaagaagaaatattacTGTTAATAAACACTCTCCTGATTTCTTAAACTCAGATAGATATTATTGAGAAAGCAAATGGGGATGGAGCATGGTGTACATGCTCCTGAGAACCAGACCTTCATTGGCCAGACCTCCATAATCTATAATCATCAGTATTGAGAAGTTATAAGCACCCTGAAGGACAGGAGATGTTGGAAGGGGAGACTGCAGGAGGAGAAGGGTTGAGGGGGAAATAATTTGTTTATCTTTTAGATCATCACCTACCGAGACTATCTCCCCCTGGTACTGGGGCCAGCGGCCCTGAAGAAATACTTGCCTACTTATCGGGGCTACAATGAGTCGGTGGATCCACGTATTGCCAATGTCTTCACCAATGCCTTCCGCTATGGCCACACCCTCATCCAGCCCTTTATGTTCCGCCTGAATGCTCAGTACCGTCCTGCTGGGCCCAACCCTAGAGTCCCACTTAGTGAAGTCTTCTTTGCCAGCTGGAGGGTGGTGAAGGAAGGTAAGCAAGTTTCCTGACCCTCCACTACGGGAGGGAGGGTAGACAATGGGATTATAAAAtctagaaggaaacttagaggccattaatcccattttttcattttgtggatgaggaaaatgagatctgGAAAAGTTAGATATCCTGTGGATCACACAGGAAGTAGGATAGCATTAGGACccaagttagagaaggaaataataaaccactGAAGTATCTTTGTcacgaaaaccccaaatggggccatgaagagtcaaACGTGATTGAAATGATTGAGCAGCACCCCAAGTTCCAAGTTTAATGATTCCTACTGTTGTgcttaaaaaaaagatacttattTGATAgggtaggagaaagagaaaaaagattcagCAGGAATGAGACTGGGTCATATATCTCAGAATTAGACTCAGAGTTAGATTTTGAGAGAGCCTccagtccaacctcctcattttcagGGGTTGTTAAGTCGTTTCAGACAAGTAGGACTcattatgaccccatttgggattttcttggcagagatactgggatggtttgccatttccttctcctgctcatttttgcaaatgaggaaactgaggcaaactgggtaaagtaacttgcttaggatcacacagtaagtgtctgaggtggatttgaattcaagaagatgagtctttctgactgcaggcaTGGTGTTCTGTGCGCTATGTACTCTTGGTTGAACTAAAAGACTTTTAAAGTCCCCTTCAAAtctatgctatttttttctaagttatgTTCTATGGAGTCCTGCTCATTCATTACAATATAAATGGGGTTCTAGGAGAACATTTGGCTGATGCTGATATTTTCTGCTCTAATACAGTGTAAAAGGGTACAATCTGGCCAATGAGGGTCCAGTTCTAAGGCGTTTTCATAGGGTGCTATCTTATGCAATCCCCCATGTGCATGTTTGGTAAGCCTGTTACTGGAAGTGTGTAAAAACATAGAATTCAGGGGCCTGCTTTAGAGCATATGCTGATATTTCGTGACATGTTCCTATCTGCTTATTACATGGTGAAGAAGAGCCTTTTGATTGACTTTTGAGCAGAGGGtttattgttttctctctctggctgcatccctggaaaaaaggacaaaatgttGGAAACCCCAGGTAGAAAGAGAAGCTCAGCCTTTTATCTCCCTACCCAGACCATTTGTCTATCTGAAGGCTAACAATATTTCATCTTCCTCACTGGAACATAGCCCGGGAGAAAGAACCGTATTTTCAACGAATGATTTGCATGTACATAGTTCCAACTCAGCAGCCAATCAGAAGGCTCCTCTTAACCATATAGTAACCAATTACAGAACACCTGTACATGCTCTCAAATGGAGAGCCAGGTTCCCCTATTTCATGTCATTAAGAACTTTCAGAAGCAAATGGGGATGGAGCATGGTGTACGTGCTCCTGAGACCCGGACCTTCATTGGCCACACCTCCATAATAAAACTGAATATGAACTTATATGCTTATCACAAACATTTAGGATCTCGGATTTAGAAAAGACTTGAGGGATGATTTAGTCCAACCTCTTCCAGTAGAGGCTATTCCCCCTTCATCTGTGCTCTTTAGGCAGAGGTTGGACGACCACTTGTTAGGGTTTTTGTAGAGGGTTCTCTCAATCACGTAGAAAGCTTTGAGATTCCTTCTCAAATCAAAGCCTTTTAAGTTTCTGTGAAGTGATTAGTAGTAGAGCTAGAATTTAAATCTAgatcttctagctccaaatctaatggccttttaaaaataatatcgtgggggcagctagatgctgcagtggatagagtaccagctctcaagtcaggaggacatgagttcaaatgtggtctcagacacttaacacttcctagctgtgtgattctgggcaagtcacttaaccccaattgcctcagacaaaaaaccccccaaaaatcaaaaccaaaaccaaaaatcaaaagtAGCCCCCAATATCttgccttt includes:
- the LOC127559988 gene encoding myeloperoxidase-like, with the translated sequence MKLFLPLTGFLMALILPPLLVDTFPANAGEVDSSMVQSSMEEAKKLVDKAYKEKRERIKQKMRSGTASARDLMSFFKQPVAGTRIASRAADYLHVALNLLEKKLQPRHRRRGPFNITDVLTPPQLEFLSKASGCAYQDVGVKCENKDKYRTITGECNNRRRPTLGASNRAFVRWLPAEYEDGVSLPFGWTRGTKRNGFPVPLAREVSNQIVRFPNEKLTQDQERALMFMQWGQFIDHDLDLTPEPALTENCEHTCEQQPSCFPLKIPPNDPRIHNRSDCIPFFRSCPACTEGNITIRNQINSLTSFLDASMVYGSEDLLAQRLRDNSNQQGLLAVNDKHKDNGRALLPFDMLHEDPCLLTNRSANIKCFLAGDSRSSEMPELTSMHTLFLREHNRLATLLKRLNPQWNGETLYQEARKIVGALIQIITYRDYLPLVLGPAALKKYLPTYRGYNESVDPRIANVFTNAFRYGHTLIQPFMFRLNAQYRPAGPNPRVPLSEVFFASWRVVKEGGIDPILRGLMATPAKLNRQNQIVVDEIRDKLFKQVMRIGLDLPALNMQRSRDHGLPGYNAWRRFCGLPQPKTEGELTTVLKNADLAKKLMTQYGTADNIDIWMGGVAEPLEPRGRVGPLLACLIGTQFKKLRDGDRFYWESAGVFSSQQRRALATISLSRVICDNTGITSVPKNIFKANQYPRDFVNCNMIPRMDLSAWRNKAD